In the genome of Pseudomonadota bacterium, one region contains:
- a CDS encoding ARMT1-like domain-containing protein, whose amino-acid sequence MLIWPDCIHCILRMSLNASRIIMKNKDQVRQFIEQILKLKALKGEDWKVTSPEIIRDVWRIINKVSGFDDPLKKIKKEQNDAALKIYPFAKRFISESYDPFLEALKFSIAGNSIDLMTGETKKPKKEIIKKLQQFAIKEENIKGLKERLNKTRKLVYLGDNCGEIVFDRLFIETILDNYDIEITFVTRKFPVLNDATLSDALYVGMDKVVRVIDNGIREPLPGTMLKKISPELKRLIDESDLVISKGGGNYDLLTEESRLKGKISFLVQAKCKPYTTIHRVLLGSLVVKNLS is encoded by the coding sequence ATGTTAATATGGCCTGACTGTATTCATTGTATTCTGAGGATGTCCCTGAATGCCTCTCGCATCATTATGAAAAACAAAGATCAGGTAAGACAATTCATCGAGCAAATTCTTAAATTAAAGGCCCTTAAGGGGGAAGACTGGAAGGTTACATCCCCTGAGATAATAAGAGACGTCTGGCGAATAATCAATAAGGTCTCCGGGTTTGATGACCCCTTGAAAAAAATCAAGAAGGAACAAAATGATGCAGCCCTAAAAATTTACCCCTTCGCCAAAAGGTTTATTTCAGAAAGTTATGACCCTTTCCTTGAAGCCTTAAAGTTCTCAATCGCAGGTAACTCTATAGATCTAATGACAGGTGAAACAAAAAAACCAAAAAAGGAGATTATAAAGAAACTACAGCAATTTGCAATAAAAGAGGAAAACATAAAGGGATTGAAAGAAAGATTAAACAAAACAAGGAAACTTGTGTATCTTGGAGATAACTGTGGCGAAATTGTCTTCGACAGGCTTTTTATAGAAACTATCTTGGATAATTATGATATAGAAATAACCTTTGTCACAAGAAAATTCCCGGTGCTCAATGATGCGACCTTATCCGATGCCTTGTATGTGGGCATGGATAAAGTAGTACGTGTCATTGATAATGGGATACGGGAACCACTCCCCGGCACCATGTTGAAAAAAATATCTCCTGAACTAAAAAGACTCATAGATGAATCGGACCTTGTAATCTCAAAGGGGGGAGGAAATTACGACTTGCTTACTGAAGAAAGCAGATTAAAGGGGAAAATTTCCTTTCTTGTTCAGGCGAAATGTAAACCATACACAACTATCCACAGAGTCCTGCTGGGTAGTCTTGTTGTAAAGAACCTTTCATGA